The genome window TTGTATTCCCTATTCTATTGTTCGGAAAGAAAGTAAAATCATTATCTAAGAATACCCAAGATAGATTGGCATCCGTTGGTTCGCACGTAAACGAATCACTTCTAAATATACGAACCGTTCAAGCCTTTCATCATCAAGATTTAGAAAAAGTTAGGTTCACTGGTTTTGCTGAAGAAGCCTTTACAGTATCAGCAAGACGGATTTTATTCCGATCATTTATGATCGTAATCGTGATCTCTCTTATATTTGCTGGAATATCTTTTATGATATGGACTGGAGGCAAAGATGTTTTGGATGGGACAATCACTCCCGGTGAACTGATCGCTTTTTCTTTTTATGCAATTATCGTTGCGAGCGCACTTGGTTCGGTATCCGAAGTAATTGGTGATTTGCAAAGAGCTGCAGGTGCAACAGAAAGATTGATCGAGTTACTGAATTTAAAACCAAAAATTCAGAATCCAGTTGATTCTCAAAAATTATCTATTCCCGTTCGAAATTCTTATACTGTTGAATTTAACTCTGTAAATTTCTATTATCCATCAAGACTTGACAAACCAGCACTAGACCAACTATCTCTAATTATTCCAGCTGGAAAAGTAACGGCTCTCGTCGGACCGTCTGGAGCAGGCAAATCAACTATTTTTGATTTGATCCTCCGTTTCCACGATCCAAGCAAAGGATCCATTAGTATAAATGAAGTGCCTATTAATTTCGTAGATCTTAAAGCTCTACGAAATCTTATTGGAGTTGTTCCTCAACAACCGAATCTGTTCTCGGGAACAGTAGAATCAAATATCCTATATGGCAAACCTGATGCAAATTTTGATGATGTTGTTGCTTCTGCCAAAGCAGCGCATTGCCTAGAATTTATAGAGAAACTTCCAAATAAATTTCAAACTGCATTAGGAGAAAATGGAGTGCGTTTATCTGGTGGGCAAAAGCAAAGAATTGCGATTGCTCGTGCTGTTTTAAAAAATCCTGCAATTCTTTTACTTGATGAAGCTACTTCAGCCTTAGATGCGGAAAGTGAGTTCCATATTCAGAAAGCATTACAGGAATTGACTGCCGCAAGAACGACTTTGATGATTGCTCATCGCCTATCAACCGTTATTAGGGCAGATCTTATTTATGTATTGGATCAAGGTAGAGTTGTGGGCAAAGGAACTCATTCTGAACTTTTGGAGAATAATGAATTGTATAGAAAATTGGCTCAATTGCAACTCTTTGCATAGCTTTAGAGTTTTATATTTTAATTCCCATTTGCTCTAGAATAGATTCCATTTGTTCTAAGTTCGTATAATGCAAAACAATCTTACCTTTTCCGTTATTCTCATTATGTTGCAATTCGACCTTTGAAGAATATTTATTTCTCAGCTTCGATTCTAATTTGAGTAAGCTCTGATCTTTTGCTTTTGGTGACTTAGAAGATTTTGACTTTGGTTTGCTATCACCCATAACCTCTGCCACGTAGTCTTCAACTTGTCTCGCTGTCCATCCACCATTGATAATCTTATCGATTGTCTCTAGTTGCTTCCTTTCATCTGCTATCGATAGAACTGGTCTCGCTTGACCTTCGCTAATTTTACCTTGGCGAATCAGTTCTTGAATCTTAGTTGGAAAATTCAATAACCGAATTAAATTTGAGATAGTGGAACGGTTCTTACCCATTCTAGTTGCAAGTTCCGAAATCTTTATTCCAAGTTCATCTGAAAGTTTCTGGTAAGCCATAGCTTCATCAATAGGATTTAAATTTTCCCTTTGAATATTTTCCAAGATGGCCATTTCCAAAGATTCTTTTTTCGATACGACTTTTACTAATGCTGGGATTTTTTGAAAGCCAGCTTTTTTACAAGCTCTTACTCTTCGTTCTCCTGCAATGAGTTCGTATCCTCTATCTGTTTTTTGCACAACAACAGGTTGAATTACTCCATGCTGTTTTATTGTTACTGCGAGCTCATCAATACTTGCATCAGAGAAAGTTTTTCTGGGTTGGTTTGGATTGGGTAGTATCTCGGAGATTTTTATTTCTCGAAGATTACTATTACCGTCATAATTCATTTCTTGTTTGTTTTCGTTTATGGGAATTAAATTTCCCAAACCACGACCAAGTACTTTTGATTTCGCCATTCGAATTATCTCCCTATCACTTCTTTTGCAAGGCTTCGATAACTTGAAGAACCAATCCCATCTGAATCGTAAAGATTGATTGGTTTACCAAAGGATGGAGCTTCGCTCAATTTAATATTTCTTGGAATTAAAGTTTGATATACTTTATCTTGAAAATAATTTCTCACATCTTCTGCAACTTGGTTAGCAAGATTTGTTCTTTTGTCATACATAGTTAGAACTACTCCATCCAACTCAAGCGAAGTGTTAAGATTCGTCTGAACCATAGCA of Leptospira sp. GIMC2001 contains these proteins:
- a CDS encoding ABC transporter transmembrane domain-containing protein, with the translated sequence MIHTLKHIWPFLKPYKFGIIWAGISLIFTSVATLSLGQGLRILVDIGFSENGNSELLTLLPINVDQWEQTAKLALAIAFLGILGLLLASGTFVRHYLVSWIGERVSTDLRISVFNHVIDMEPTYFEENSVGEIQSRILTDTTLLQTVVGSSFSIFLRNTLIFFLGVIWLFITNPKLTGLVLISVPLVVFPILLFGKKVKSLSKNTQDRLASVGSHVNESLLNIRTVQAFHHQDLEKVRFTGFAEEAFTVSARRILFRSFMIVIVISLIFAGISFMIWTGGKDVLDGTITPGELIAFSFYAIIVASALGSVSEVIGDLQRAAGATERLIELLNLKPKIQNPVDSQKLSIPVRNSYTVEFNSVNFYYPSRLDKPALDQLSLIIPAGKVTALVGPSGAGKSTIFDLILRFHDPSKGSISINEVPINFVDLKALRNLIGVVPQQPNLFSGTVESNILYGKPDANFDDVVASAKAAHCLEFIEKLPNKFQTALGENGVRLSGGQKQRIAIARAVLKNPAILLLDEATSALDAESEFHIQKALQELTAARTTLMIAHRLSTVIRADLIYVLDQGRVVGKGTHSELLENNELYRKLAQLQLFA
- a CDS encoding ParB/RepB/Spo0J family partition protein, whose amino-acid sequence is MAKSKVLGRGLGNLIPINENKQEMNYDGNSNLREIKISEILPNPNQPRKTFSDASIDELAVTIKQHGVIQPVVVQKTDRGYELIAGERRVRACKKAGFQKIPALVKVVSKKESLEMAILENIQRENLNPIDEAMAYQKLSDELGIKISELATRMGKNRSTISNLIRLLNFPTKIQELIRQGKISEGQARPVLSIADERKQLETIDKIINGGWTARQVEDYVAEVMGDSKPKSKSSKSPKAKDQSLLKLESKLRNKYSSKVELQHNENNGKGKIVLHYTNLEQMESILEQMGIKI